One segment of Burkholderia multivorans ATCC BAA-247 DNA contains the following:
- a CDS encoding HoxN/HupN/NixA family nickel/cobalt transporter: protein MLSATPALRRLLILYAGLIAANAAVWLWALAVLRAHPLLLGTAAIAYGLGLRHAVDADHIAAIDVATRKLMHDGRRPLTVGLAFSLGHSTVVIAATLGIALTAFALRTHFDAFRDIGGTIGTAVSATFLLALACVNLMILRDVWRRYRRAPAHAHDVAHRHRRDGLLSRLLRPLFRFVSKSWHMYPIGVLFGLGFDTATEIGLLAIAAAQASQGLPIYTVMLFPALFTAGMTLIDSTDNVLMIHAYGWAMDDPQRKLLYNASITLVSAIVALAIGGIEAAGLLADKLALTGPVRDALDALGERFGTLGYAIVALFIVCWIASILFHRWQRAAGAPAR from the coding sequence ATGTTGTCCGCCACGCCTGCGCTGCGCCGCCTGCTGATCCTCTATGCGGGGCTGATCGCCGCCAATGCGGCCGTCTGGCTATGGGCGCTCGCGGTGCTGCGCGCGCATCCGCTGCTGCTCGGCACCGCGGCGATCGCCTACGGGCTCGGGCTGCGTCATGCGGTCGACGCCGACCACATCGCGGCGATCGACGTCGCGACGCGCAAGCTGATGCACGACGGCCGGCGCCCGCTGACGGTCGGCCTCGCGTTCTCGCTCGGCCACTCGACGGTCGTGATCGCCGCGACGCTCGGTATCGCGCTCACCGCGTTCGCGCTGCGCACACACTTCGATGCATTTCGCGACATCGGCGGGACGATCGGCACGGCCGTGTCGGCGACGTTCCTGCTCGCGCTCGCCTGCGTGAACCTGATGATTCTGCGCGACGTCTGGCGGCGCTACCGCCGCGCGCCGGCCCACGCACACGACGTCGCGCATCGGCATCGGCGAGACGGCCTGCTGTCGCGCCTGCTGCGCCCGCTGTTCCGCTTCGTCTCGAAGAGCTGGCACATGTATCCGATCGGCGTGCTGTTCGGTCTCGGCTTCGACACCGCGACCGAAATCGGCCTGCTCGCGATCGCGGCCGCGCAGGCGAGCCAGGGCTTGCCGATCTATACGGTGATGCTGTTTCCCGCGCTGTTCACGGCCGGCATGACGCTGATCGATTCGACCGACAACGTACTGATGATTCATGCGTACGGGTGGGCAATGGACGACCCGCAGCGCAAATTGCTCTACAACGCGAGCATCACGCTCGTGTCGGCGATCGTCGCGCTCGCGATCGGCGGCATCGAAGCGGCCGGGCTGCTCGCCGACAAGCTCGCGCTCACGGGCCCCGTGCGCGACGCGCTCGATGCGCTCGGCGAACGCTTCGGCACGCTCGGCTACGCGATCGTCGCGCTGTTTATCGTCTGCTGGATCGCGTCGATCCTGTTCCACCGCTGGCAGCGCGCGGCAGGCGCGCCGGCGCGCTGA
- a CDS encoding aldo/keto reductase: protein MTDTMATVVLPDGETIPKLGQGTWEMGERPARRADEIAALREGIALGMTLIDTAEMYGEGATEALVGEALHGLRDDVFLVSKVYPHHASRRGVVAACEASLKRLRTDRLDLYLLHWRGSVPLEETVEGFEALRRAGKIRHWGVSNFDTADMIELVDEAGGAACATNQILYNIARRGPEFDLLPWLAEHRMPAMAYSPVDHARLPKRSPLDEIARQRGVSVMRVALAWVLAQPGVFAIPKASRIEHVRDNRAALELVLTDDEHAQLDAYFRAPRSKRPLEML, encoded by the coding sequence ATGACAGACACGATGGCCACGGTCGTCCTGCCCGACGGCGAGACGATCCCGAAGCTCGGGCAGGGCACCTGGGAAATGGGCGAACGGCCGGCGCGGCGCGCGGACGAGATCGCAGCGCTGCGCGAAGGCATCGCGCTCGGGATGACGCTGATCGATACCGCGGAAATGTACGGCGAAGGCGCGACCGAGGCGCTCGTCGGCGAAGCGCTGCACGGCTTGCGCGACGACGTGTTTCTCGTCAGCAAGGTCTACCCGCACCATGCGAGCCGGCGCGGTGTCGTCGCCGCGTGCGAGGCGAGCCTGAAGCGTCTGCGCACCGACCGTCTCGACCTGTATCTGCTGCACTGGCGCGGCTCGGTGCCGCTCGAGGAGACGGTCGAAGGCTTCGAGGCGCTGCGGCGCGCCGGCAAGATTCGCCACTGGGGCGTCAGCAACTTCGACACCGCGGACATGATCGAACTCGTCGACGAAGCGGGCGGCGCCGCGTGCGCGACCAACCAGATCCTCTACAACATCGCGCGGCGCGGCCCCGAATTCGACCTGCTGCCGTGGCTTGCCGAGCACCGGATGCCGGCGATGGCGTACAGCCCGGTCGATCACGCGCGGCTGCCGAAACGCTCGCCGCTCGACGAGATCGCGCGGCAACGCGGCGTGTCGGTGATGCGCGTCGCGCTGGCGTGGGTGCTCGCGCAGCCGGGCGTGTTCGCGATTCCGAAGGCGTCGCGGATCGAGCACGTGCGCGACAATCGCGCGGCGCTCGAACTGGTGCTGACCGACGACGAGCACGCGCAGCTCGATGCGTATTTCCGCGCGCCGCGCAGCAAGCGGCCGCTCGAGATGCTGTGA
- a CDS encoding GntR family transcriptional regulator, with the protein MKAPTDDRWQDLRPDPDNDTPLYLQLARKLGDAIHDNRWAAGEALPSERVLSEALGVSRITARKAIALLVEQGLIRRTQGAGNFIRPRYEDPLSRLSSFSEMLERRGFKPSSQWLAREIQPANRDEVIQLGLSPAASVTRLKRLRLADGIVMAVENSTFPATLIPDPEAIGGSLYSYLEARGTPIVRALQHFRAVNATDEIAAQMGIAPHDALLLITRIGYTADQRAIELTDTYCRNDYYDFVVELRK; encoded by the coding sequence ATGAAGGCACCCACGGACGACCGCTGGCAGGACCTGCGCCCCGACCCCGACAACGACACGCCGCTCTATCTGCAGCTCGCCCGCAAGCTCGGCGATGCGATTCACGACAATCGCTGGGCGGCCGGCGAGGCGCTGCCTTCCGAACGTGTGCTGTCCGAGGCGCTCGGCGTGTCGCGGATCACCGCGCGCAAGGCGATCGCGCTGCTGGTCGAACAAGGGCTGATCCGTCGGACGCAAGGCGCCGGCAACTTCATCCGGCCGCGCTATGAAGATCCGCTGTCGCGGCTGTCGAGCTTCAGCGAAATGCTCGAGCGCCGCGGCTTCAAGCCGAGCTCGCAGTGGCTCGCGCGCGAGATCCAGCCCGCGAACCGCGACGAGGTGATTCAGCTCGGGCTGTCGCCGGCCGCATCGGTCACGCGCCTGAAGCGGCTGCGGCTCGCGGACGGCATCGTGATGGCCGTCGAGAACTCGACGTTCCCCGCGACGCTGATTCCCGATCCCGAAGCGATCGGCGGATCGCTCTACAGCTATCTCGAAGCGCGCGGCACGCCGATCGTGCGCGCACTGCAGCACTTCCGCGCGGTCAACGCGACCGACGAGATCGCCGCGCAGATGGGCATCGCGCCGCACGACGCGCTGCTGCTGATCACGCGTATCGGCTATACGGCCGATCAGCGCGCGATCGAGCTGACCGACACGTATTGCCGCAACGACTACTACGACTTCGTCGTCGAACTTCGCAAATAG
- a CDS encoding CoA transferase, which produces MTPEHTLAHLWQRAHGDADALSRAAVTGHDPVLPSTFRIGTLAAATIAAAGLAAAECHRLRTGVAQRVDVSVRDALIAFRSERYLRVDDGPPPELRHPVTGFYAARDGRWIQLHANFAHHLHGILDVLDCGERPADVAAAIRTWDGAALDTALADAGLCAALIRTPDEWAAHEQARAIAALPLFEIERIGDAPPEPIGSGIAARPLDGVRVLDLTRIIAGPVAGRTLASHGAQTLLVNGPHLPNIAPLVIDNGRGKRSAWLDLRETAGVDALRALVRDADIFLQAYRPGALAARGFGPEALAASRPGIVCVSVSAYGHAGPWAARRGFDSLVQSASGIAWREQQAAHADAPRHLPCQALDHATGYLAAFGAMIALMRRAQEGGSWHVRVSLAQTGHWLQSFGAVPDGMQARDLALDDVRDRIDRIASTFGTIDTVRPAERLSATPPSFARPPVPLGSDEARWL; this is translated from the coding sequence ATGACACCCGAACACACCCTGGCCCATTTGTGGCAACGCGCGCACGGCGACGCCGACGCGCTGTCGCGAGCGGCCGTGACCGGACACGATCCGGTCCTGCCCTCGACGTTTCGCATCGGTACGCTCGCGGCCGCGACGATTGCGGCGGCCGGCCTCGCGGCGGCCGAGTGCCATCGGTTGCGTACCGGCGTGGCGCAGCGTGTCGACGTGTCGGTGCGCGACGCGCTCATCGCGTTTCGCAGCGAACGCTATTTGCGCGTCGACGACGGACCGCCGCCCGAGCTGCGCCATCCGGTCACGGGCTTCTACGCGGCGCGCGACGGCCGCTGGATCCAACTGCACGCGAACTTTGCGCATCATCTGCACGGCATCCTCGACGTGCTCGATTGCGGCGAACGGCCGGCCGATGTCGCCGCGGCGATCCGCACCTGGGACGGCGCCGCGCTCGATACCGCGCTGGCCGACGCCGGGCTGTGCGCGGCATTGATCAGAACGCCTGACGAGTGGGCCGCGCACGAACAGGCCCGCGCGATCGCGGCGCTGCCGCTGTTCGAGATCGAACGCATCGGCGACGCGCCGCCGGAGCCGATCGGCAGTGGCATCGCCGCGCGCCCGCTCGACGGCGTACGCGTGCTCGATCTGACGCGCATCATCGCGGGGCCGGTCGCGGGGCGTACGCTCGCTTCGCACGGCGCGCAGACGTTGCTCGTGAACGGGCCGCACCTGCCGAACATCGCGCCGCTCGTGATCGACAACGGTCGCGGCAAGCGTTCCGCGTGGCTCGATCTGCGCGAGACGGCGGGCGTCGACGCGCTGCGTGCACTCGTGCGCGACGCCGACATCTTCCTGCAGGCATATCGCCCGGGCGCGCTCGCCGCGCGCGGCTTCGGACCGGAGGCGCTGGCGGCATCGCGTCCGGGCATCGTCTGCGTATCGGTGTCGGCGTACGGGCATGCGGGCCCGTGGGCCGCACGGCGCGGCTTCGACAGTCTCGTGCAATCGGCGAGCGGCATCGCGTGGCGCGAGCAGCAGGCCGCGCACGCGGACGCACCGCGCCATCTGCCCTGCCAGGCGCTCGATCATGCGACCGGATACCTGGCCGCATTCGGCGCGATGATCGCGCTGATGCGTCGCGCGCAGGAAGGGGGCAGTTGGCATGTGCGCGTGTCGCTCGCACAGACCGGGCACTGGCTGCAATCGTTCGGCGCGGTGCCGGACGGCATGCAGGCGCGCGATCTCGCGCTCGATGACGTACGCGATCGGATCGATCGCATCGCGTCGACGTTCGGCACGATCGATACGGTCCGGCCGGCCGAGCGGCTCTCGGCGACGCCGCCGTCGTTTGCGCGCCCGCCGGTGCCGCTCGGCAGCGACGAGGCCCGCTGGCTCTGA